aaagatattattcaagaaatgttttggagtactgattcacccctcccctctcagtacattagctttccatattggggctAACAGTTTCTTCGTCCGctctacacatgacacacatattgggTCCTGAGATACCAATCATTTTCAGTTTGTCCCCTGTGAGGATCCTATTATGTAGTGCTATCCAGAGAAAGGCCCCTGCTTTAGGAAGAAGCTTGTTGCTCCAACATAACTTATATGGCTAGTCCAAGCACATGCCTCTTTGTCTTTGCACCTCATATCTTAATTTGACACTATAGTCCCCTAATTTGGAGACGCACCAGAATATCCTGTCTTCCTCATTTGACACTAGGATACTCCTACTTTTTAGTACTTCCCACAATCTTAGTATCGAATTGCTAATGTTTACCTGTTTCCACACTCTCTTCCCATCCATGTCCCTATTCTACTTGAAGTTGTCCTTGATAAACATTCCATAAGTGGATTCAACAAGATTTATCCAATCATTGTCACTAATTATCTCTGATAATGCGGGTGCACCATCCCATGAGTCCCGCCAGAAATTTGCAGATCTACCATTGCCAATATGCCATCTAATATggttttttattataaatttgcAATCCTATAGAAAGTTCTAGGTGGTAGATCCTCTTTCTGAGTTTACCATTGTGAGGATTTTGTTTGGGATCTTAGAATCCAAGTATTTTTTCCTGAATATTTTGCACCAAAGTTTTAGCAGTTTTGTGTACATTTTCCAAGTTAATTTATCTCCCAACACAATATTTTGTAGTTCCATTTCTCTTAATCCTGCACCTCCCTCTTCTTTCAATAGGTACATAGTGTCCCAATTAATTAGTGGTATCTTCTTTGCATCTTTGGCTCCTTCCTATATGAATTTTCTTAGTAAATTGTCCATGCTCTTTCTTGTACCAGAAGGGACTTTGAAACAAGACATATTGTAGATAGGTATAATCGAGAGAACTGATTTGATCATGGTCAATCTACCTGCCTATGTTAACCATATATTCTTCCAAATTTCTGATTTAGACATACAAGATTTTATCACATCATCCCAAATCTGTGGTTGCCTGCCACCTTTATCGATTCGAATGCCAAGATACTTAATTGGGAGTTCTGAAACAATAATTCCAAAAAGGCTTGCAATTCTGAGTTGTGTCTGTCTGTCGGTGTTGAAGAAAAATAACTGCAATTTTTGATTATTCATCAGCTGCCCGAATTGCTCAGAATAGAGCTTTAGCGTACTCATAATGTTCTTGGCTTCAACCAATGATGCTTCCCCAAATATCACGATGTCATCAGCAAATTGGGAGTGGGTGATGGCATTCAACTGATTATGCACTTTAATCCCTTTCCATATGTTATATGTATGTCTTTTTTTAATCAATTTCCCTAGGACTTCTGCCATTAACTCAAAAAGGgcaggagataaaggatctccttggcACAAGCCATTAGTGGCACCAAAGAAACCACGTACATTTCCATTGACAATAAGGGAATAATTAACCGTAGAAATACAAAATTTAATGCTTTCGATCCATTCTTTAGGGAAACCCAGTCTTTCCAAAACATCTATTAAAAAGTTCTAGACCACCCGATCATAAGCTTTAGCAACATCGAGTTAATGATCATACCTTTCTGTTTCTCTTTGCAGATTAAATGGATGACTTCAGACACCAAAATGATGCTATCGGCAATCTCCTTGTCGGGGGTGAAGCCATTTTGATTCTCTGATATTAACTTGGGTAGCAATTTTTTAAGTCGCTCCGCCATGGCTTTGGATATAATTTTGAAGATTGTGTTGCATAGTGAGATAGGACGATAGTCCTTCATTATGTCACAGTACTACTTCTTGGGAATCAAGGATATCAAAGTGTGattgatttctttgacaaatttttgttttttttgaactCCTCAACCCCCGACAAAATATCTTGACCCATGAAATCCCAGCAATTCTGAAAGAACTCGACAGTCATACCATCAGGTCCAGGCGCTTTATGAGGGTGTAGGGAAAAAGTAGCACATTTTATTTCCTCCAAAGTGTACAGAGCTTGCAGCATTTCATAGTCTTCGTTGGTGATGAGTGTTTCAATGACCTCAGCAATTAAGGGATATGTGGAATTGTTATCTAGATTGCCATTTCCCAAAAGATCAGTGAAATAATCGATAGCAGATTGCTCAATATCTTTCACCGAAGTTTTTAAATTGCCATTGTCATCCTTGATGGAGAAAATTTTGTTGTTAATTCTTCTGGCTTTGGAGGAGGCAtgaaaaaatttggtgttcaggtcCCCATCAGCAATCCATAATTCCCTTGATTTAtctttccaatatatttcttccctttgAGAATCTCCAAATACTGCTCTCTTAGGAGTTTCTCAGACTCATAATCACTGTTTGTCATGCGTATTGACATAATCTGATTACTAATGGCCTCCATTTCTGTctcaatcttattcttttctgcaaAGATGTTCCTAAAGGAGAATTTGTTCCAGGCTTTAAGTTTTTTTTTAGAAAATGGATTTGTTTTGTGAACCAGAAGCTTGGGGAACCACAGAAGATATCCCCTTCTAACCACCACTCCCTAAGATTGTCCTTAAAATTTAGGTCAAGCCACCACATGCTTAAGAACTTGAAGTAGTTCTTTTGACAGGGGTTATCATGATCGATTGAGAGGGTAATAGGAAAATGATCTGATCCAGTCTGAGGGATAATGTTTGTCTCCATTAAGAAATTGTCCTTCATCCACCATTCACCACCTAAGAACCTGTTGAATCTCTCAGATATCTTACAGAGGTTTAATCTTCTGTTTGTCCAAGTAAATTTCCCATTTTTGggattgatgtcaaccaatttgcAGCTTGaaacaaaatcccaaaaatcacCCATAACTTTGGTGGATTTCCTTAGGCCACCCTCCTTGTCATCAATGTCTagaatggcattaaaatcacctgcAATTATTACCTTATCCGCTTCTAACAAATTACCTTGCAGGGTAATCTCAGTCCAGACTTTTAGCTTCTCCTCAGGTTTGATTGGCCCATAAACATTAAACAAAGAAAAATGAATGTTTGTTCTCTTACAGTGGATAACACAAGCCATCCAATGATCATATGATGCGATTGGATTTACCTCTATAAGAGACGGAATCTACAATAATCCCAAGCCACCAACCATTCCCCTGGCATCCTGGAAAATTCCTTCCCATTTGTAGCAATACTTTACAAATTCTACAACCTTTTCTCCATTAAGCTTTGTCTCTTGTAAAATTATCAACTTCGATTCTAGCTTGATCAAAGATCTTTTGACCAAGCATTTTTTGTCAAGGGTAGATAAGCCCTCGACATTCCATGAGGTGATCTTCATCTTTCTCCAAGGGAGGGGTGTCCTCCCTTGGATACTTTCAAGTAATTCAAAACACTGACGAGCCCCTTTtcattttctctttgttctctgACTAGCCTATTGCTCTTCCTACCTCTCAATCATTTAGATCTACCCAGGAGTGTGTTGGCAGATTGTCTAATGCATCTAGGATCCAGTGTATCCATGTCATCCATTTCCTCAGACAAATCTGAAGTCTCCGAGATAGTGTCCACATGACCATTCATAATAGTATTTGCATTACCCTGTTCCTTCTGTATCATATAATTTAAGGAGTTACCTTGGTTTGACATAGTTGTAATACTCAGAATGATGTTTTCAGTCATAGTAATGTTCTGAGATACATTCTGTTGGTTAATATTATCATTCATCTATTGTATTGGGGATTTGGTATTTTGTTTAGGAGCTTCCAACATCAAAATATTTTGTTATGTGCTATCCACCTTTTTCCTCCACTCCTTCTTGGGTTTCTTCTACTGCCTGTCATAGGCTTTTCTCACAAATATTCTGCACTTGTTGGATTGGTGAAATTTGCTTCCACATTTGGAGCATACCCTAATTTATTTTTCTACCTCAATTTGTTGGTTCCATTCTCCGTCCGATGATAGGAGTGTAATAGACTACAGAATTGTCATAACGACCGCAATTTTCAGCCTTGCGTATGTGTATATATCATTTTCTATAACTTACAATTTGATTTATATTATCTATTGATAATTTTAAATTTGAGATATGCAATATATTCTGTTATAATTCTATACAAACCCTTTCTAGATATCTCCTCTCTTACATTGACTTTGTGTAAAGAGACATTATTTGAAATTTACAcctctatttattatttttattgtaatatgttttgaacTTTAAGAGACTTATTTATTTAAGTCATTCTTCTAAATtgaacatcatcttccatgaaattatAGTGGTCCTCAATATTAAGATATAAAGACAATCCAAAATAGTTATAAATAAAATGATGTAATGTGCTTAAAAAAAACTGTAATTTATATTCTTCCATGAAAAAGGCTACTTTCATCATGCAATACACATTTTTAAATCCTTCCACATATGTATAATTTCACTAATATATAGTAAATATGATGTTGGTATACTTCCAATGAAAATGGTAGAAATAAAATTTTAAAGCATTGTTATGCCTTTAAAATCTAGATGAATTCAAATCCTTTTAGCAATTACTTCATAGCCCATTGCAAACCATCCTAATCTCTCCAATAATATTAAATCCATTCATTCAATGTGTACTGAAAAtcagaatatatatataaaaggtcAGTTAAATCTATACCATCCAATAACCATTTAATTTTGTACAAGAAAAATATATTTCAAGATGCATACCCCCATTTACTatctattattcttatttaaatgaatatatttatataattgcaAACAAtatgttcattttttttaattaattaaattatatcatTCCAACCAATCAACAACATTTATATAGAATTTTAAtactatttttattatatttatttaagatCTTAAATGACAATAAGAATATTTATCATTACAAATGATCGTGTTTCTAAATGCAATATGATTCTTAAACCAATAGTATAACCTATTAAGTCCCAAGACATCTATGTCTTCTTTATAATGATGTAAGTGTTATAATTTTCAACTCTATatctaaaataatttttaaatgccTATATTATTTATCTAAATCTActttaatttatataaaatttatattcttcttttcaattttatattaatttcaataatttattcttattatttctttattttttttactattttcttataaatttaaaacaattaaatttaactagtctgaaaagaaaattttatttattaaattaaaattaaaatattaataaatatatttatataaatctaaaaattaaaaaaaatattaatttttattctattaaatataattattaaaaataatacaCTAAAATAATATTGCTAAGTTTTTGAAGATGTCCTACTACCAAGAGATTCCCCTTTCAACTTTTCACTGAATTTTGTCTTGAATGAAGGTTTCAAGTGATTGTCTCTAACTGATATAGTAGGCCACATGTTCACTGGTTTTTAATTTTTAGTTAGGTACTTTGATCTATCTAATGTGTATTGTGTTGTTTCCTCTATTTCTTGGAACTTTGCAATGTACGCACCAAGAATAGGTGTGACTACATTTTAAGTATATATGTTTGTAAACAACATTCTATATATTTGTGGATGTGAGTTGTAACAAACAGAGCTATCTAAAGCTCTTGATGTGACTTGAAAAACCTATTATATATTTTCTTGTACATATTTACTTATATTGATACATCTATGAGGCTtgcctttttatttaaaaaaatatatttttaagttttaaattatgatttaattacttttaaaaataatttaaaccaCGCATTCAAATTAAAAACCCATCTCATTCTTACACAACCAAAAATAAtgttgaaaaataataaataaaaccccCACCAAATTTGAATTTATAACTAAAAtttgaatatgaatttgaatttcaCATTATCATAATTTAGGACTAAAGTGACCCAATGCTTAATAGTAGCTATTTTACTTTCAAAGGAACTTGGTGATATCTTCATCTTTGTTTTGTGCCTTTGTGATAAACGTGCCTCAAATAGTCTTTTAAGTAGTTGTATAAAGCTTTCAAAGTTTGCGACTCAAAGCTTAGTTGCCAAAAAAAGAATCCGTCACCACAAGAAAGGGTCAATGGAACAACTTTGACGCATTTGTATTTGTAATGGGCGAGCCCGTTGATATTAAACCCACATGAGCAAGTTGGCACAATATAGTCAACGAGTCACCGGTTTTATATAAGCATTGCGTCCAACACTCGGCTATCTGTTATACAATGGAGAACATGACCTACACTCTCACAATGCACCCCCTACAACACTGAGCTCACACACAACTACACACATACaataaaaaatcaccaaaaataattattaaaaaa
The nucleotide sequence above comes from Cryptomeria japonica chromosome 11, Sugi_1.0, whole genome shotgun sequence. Encoded proteins:
- the LOC131860395 gene encoding uncharacterized protein LOC131860395 codes for the protein MAERLKKLLPKLISENQNGFTPDKEIADSIILVSEVIHLICKEKQKEWIESIKFCISTVNYSLIVNGNVRGFFGATNGLCQGDPLSPALFELMAEVLGKLIKKRHTYNIWKGIKVHNQLNAITHSQFADDIVIFGEASLVEAKNIMSTLKLYSEQFGQLMNNQKLQLFFFNTDRQTQLRIASLFGIIVSELPIKYLGIRIDKGGRQPQIWDDVIKSCMSKSEIWKNIWLT